A window of the Peptostreptococcaceae bacterium genome harbors these coding sequences:
- the rplQ gene encoding 50S ribosomal protein L17 produces MVGYRRLGRRTDHRNLMLRNIVTSLIKSGRIETTEAKAKEAKRIAEKMITLAKRGDLHARRQAMAYMLDETVVKNMFDEIAPKYSDRNGGYTRIIKIGQRRGDASPMVLLELV; encoded by the coding sequence ATGGTTGGATACAGAAGGCTGGGTCGCAGAACCGACCACAGGAATCTCATGCTAAGAAATATCGTGACAAGCTTGATTAAGAGCGGTCGCATTGAGACAACTGAGGCTAAAGCCAAAGAAGCCAAGAGAATAGCGGAAAAAATGATTACGCTGGCTAAAAGAGGCGACTTGCATGCAAGACGTCAAGCTATGGCTTATATGCTTGATGAAACCGTTGTCAAGAACATGTTTGATGAAATCGCACCTAAATACAGCGATAGAAACGGCGGTTACACGAGAATAATCAAAATTGGACAAAGAAGAGGAGACGCTTCACCCATGGTTCTTTTGGAACTGGTATAG
- a CDS encoding DNA-directed RNA polymerase subunit alpha, which produces MIEIEKPRIECVEMSSDGTYGKIVVEPLERGYGITIGNSLRRILLSSLPGVAVKWIKIDGVLHEFSTISGVSEDVVDIILNLKGLSAKIHSDESVKEVRIEKKGPGIITAGDIKADADVEILNPDMYIATIDEDSEMNMVLGIARGRGYVSAEGNKNEEMPIGVIPMDSIYTPVRKVNYKVEDTRVGHVTDFDKLTIEVWTDGSISPDEAVSLGSKIMSEHLNLFICLTESISDVEIMVEKEEDKKEKVLEMTIEELDLSVRSYNCLKRAGINTVEDLIQKTEDDMMKVRNLGKKSLEEVREKLIELELILKQDDE; this is translated from the coding sequence ATGATAGAAATAGAAAAACCGAGAATTGAATGCGTCGAAATGTCAAGCGATGGCACATATGGAAAAATTGTCGTAGAACCTCTTGAAAGAGGCTACGGGATAACCATAGGCAACAGTCTGAGAAGAATTCTTCTTTCGTCTTTGCCTGGTGTGGCTGTCAAATGGATTAAAATTGATGGTGTACTGCACGAGTTTTCAACTATTTCAGGAGTAAGCGAAGATGTAGTTGATATCATACTCAACTTAAAGGGATTGTCCGCTAAGATTCACTCTGATGAATCGGTCAAGGAAGTAAGAATTGAGAAAAAGGGGCCGGGAATTATTACGGCGGGAGACATCAAGGCTGACGCCGATGTTGAAATCCTTAATCCCGACATGTATATTGCAACAATCGATGAAGATTCGGAAATGAACATGGTACTTGGAATTGCCAGAGGAAGAGGCTATGTGTCTGCCGAAGGCAACAAGAATGAAGAGATGCCTATCGGAGTAATCCCTATGGATTCAATCTATACCCCTGTAAGAAAAGTCAACTACAAAGTTGAAGATACAAGGGTTGGACATGTTACAGATTTCGATAAATTAACGATTGAGGTTTGGACCGATGGCAGCATCAGTCCCGATGAAGCAGTTTCACTTGGTTCAAAGATAATGAGTGAACATTTAAATCTTTTCATATGCTTGACTGAGAGTATTAGTGATGTAGAAATAATGGTAGAAAAAGAAGAGGACAAGAAGGAAAAAGTGCTTGAGATGACTATAGAAGAACTTGATCTTTCGGTCCGTTCCTACAACTGTCTTAAGCGTGCCGGAATCAATACGGTTGAAGACCTTATACAGAAAACCGAGGATGACATGATGAAAGTAAGAAATCTCGGAAAGAAATCCTTGGAAGAAGTTAGGGAAAAATTAATTGAATTGGAACTGATCCTTAAGCAGGATGATGAATAG
- the rpsD gene encoding 30S ribosomal protein S4, with translation MARYTGPSCRLCRREGQKLFLKGERCYSDKCAMNRRAKAPGQHGEGRRNKPSNYGIQLREKQKVKRYYGLLENQFKRHFDKAEKQAGITGENFLRILETRLDNTVFRMGMAASRKEARQLVTHGHFTINGKKATIPSMMVKIGDAIAVKEKSKSSPKFKEIAEKSVSVPSWLSVDPEKMEGKVVALPAREDIDIPVEEHLIVELYSK, from the coding sequence ATGGCAAGATACACAGGACCATCATGCAGACTTTGCCGAAGAGAGGGACAGAAACTTTTCCTGAAAGGCGAAAGATGCTATAGTGATAAATGTGCAATGAACAGACGTGCTAAAGCGCCTGGACAACATGGCGAGGGAAGAAGAAACAAGCCTTCCAACTATGGAATTCAATTAAGAGAAAAGCAGAAGGTCAAAAGATATTACGGACTCTTGGAAAATCAATTCAAGAGGCATTTTGACAAAGCAGAAAAGCAAGCGGGCATCACAGGCGAAAACTTCCTGAGAATACTCGAAACTCGTTTGGACAATACTGTGTTCAGAATGGGAATGGCCGCTTCAAGAAAAGAAGCACGCCAACTCGTTACACACGGACATTTTACAATCAATGGCAAAAAGGCTACGATTCCTTCGATGATGGTAAAAATCGGGGATGCGATAGCGGTTAAAGAGAAGAGCAAATCTTCACCCAAGTTTAAGGAAATTGCTGAAAAATCGGTAAGTGTTCCGAGCTGGTTGTCGGTTGATCCTGAAAAAATGGAAGGTAAAGTTGTAGCGTTGCCGGCCAGAGAAGATATTGATATACCGGTCGAGGAACATTTAATCGTAGAATTGTATTCCAAATAA
- the rpsK gene encoding 30S ribosomal protein S11: MAKIVRKARRKKREKKHIERGQAHIQSTFNNTIVTLTDMSGNVIAWASAGGLGFKGSRKSTPYAAQMTGEQAAKDAMEHGLKHVEVFVKGPGAGRESAIRSLQATGLEISSIKDVTPVPHNGCRPPKRRRV, from the coding sequence ATGGCGAAGATAGTGCGTAAAGCACGTAGAAAAAAACGTGAGAAAAAGCATATAGAGCGTGGGCAGGCACATATTCAGTCCACATTCAACAATACAATTGTGACATTGACCGACATGTCCGGCAATGTTATTGCATGGGCAAGCGCCGGAGGACTCGGATTCAAGGGTTCAAGAAAATCCACTCCTTATGCAGCGCAAATGACGGGAGAGCAAGCCGCAAAAGATGCTATGGAGCATGGCCTCAAGCATGTTGAGGTTTTTGTAAAGGGTCCTGGAGCAGGCAGAGAGTCAGCAATAAGATCTCTTCAGGCCACTGGATTGGAAATTAGTTCAATCAAAGATGTTACTCCGGTACCGCACAATGGTTGCAGACCGCCCAAACGTAGAAGAGTTTAA
- the rpsM gene encoding 30S ribosomal protein S13 has translation MARIAGVDLPRDKRVEIGLTYIFGIGRSNSQKILAKAGINKDTRVKDLTEEEVSKLRQIIVDEHQVEGDLRREVALNIKRLKEIGCYRGIRHRRGLPVRGQKTKTNARTRKGPKRMVGRKKK, from the coding sequence ATGGCGAGAATCGCAGGCGTTGACTTGCCAAGAGATAAAAGAGTCGAAATTGGATTGACTTATATCTTTGGTATAGGAAGATCAAATTCCCAGAAAATCTTGGCGAAAGCTGGAATCAACAAGGATACTAGAGTCAAGGATTTGACGGAAGAGGAAGTCAGCAAGCTTAGACAAATCATCGTCGATGAGCATCAAGTCGAAGGAGATCTTAGACGGGAAGTTGCCTTGAATATAAAGAGACTCAAGGAAATAGGCTGTTATAGAGGAATACGTCATAGAAGAGGTCTTCCAGTTAGAGGCCAAAAAACTAAGACAAATGCAAGAACGAGAAAAGGCCCCAAAAGAATGGTAGGCCGCAAGAAGAAATAG
- the rpmJ gene encoding 50S ribosomal protein L36: MKIRSSVKPMCEKCKVIKRKGKVMVICENPKHKQKQG; this comes from the coding sequence ATGAAAATCAGATCTTCTGTAAAACCAATGTGTGAAAAATGTAAAGTTATAAAAAGAAAAGGCAAGGTCATGGTTATTTGTGAAAATCCCAAACACAAGCAAAAGCAAGGTTGA
- the infA gene encoding translation initiation factor IF-1: MAKETAIEVKGVVLEALPNATFKVELENGHVVLAHISGKLRMHYIRILPGDKVTMELSPYDLTRGRITWRGK; this comes from the coding sequence ATGGCTAAAGAAACTGCAATTGAAGTAAAAGGCGTCGTCTTAGAGGCTCTGCCGAATGCAACATTTAAAGTGGAATTGGAAAATGGACATGTTGTTTTGGCCCATATTTCAGGTAAACTGAGAATGCATTACATTCGAATATTGCCCGGCGACAAAGTAACAATGGAGCTGTCTCCTTACGATTTGACCAGAGGCCGAATCACATGGCGAGGCAAGTGA
- a CDS encoding KOW domain-containing RNA-binding protein, with amino-acid sequence MLDTKELKIGQFVRSKAGRDKGRVFIIVEVIDDQYVIVADGDLRRIGNPKKKKVKHLSKYNLVSELIARRNNQNMTITNLMLRTEIDKLETDRPIE; translated from the coding sequence TTGCTGGATACAAAAGAATTAAAGATAGGGCAATTTGTAAGATCAAAGGCTGGAAGAGACAAAGGAAGAGTTTTCATAATTGTTGAAGTGATTGATGATCAATATGTTATAGTTGCAGACGGCGACCTGAGAAGAATCGGCAATCCGAAGAAAAAGAAGGTCAAGCATCTTTCCAAGTACAATTTGGTAAGTGAGCTGATTGCAAGGAGAAACAATCAAAACATGACAATAACGAATCTGATGCTCAGAACGGAAATCGACAAGCTCGAAACCGACCGACCCATAGAATAG
- the map gene encoding type I methionyl aminopeptidase, whose product MVTIKTGQEIEYMKEAGKIVAEVHKLMEEVIKPGMTTLELDQIAEKKIIELGAIPAFKGYGGFPASICASVNEQVVHGIPDGRVLKKGDIISVDVGSKIKGYYGDGARTFPVGEISDEAERLIAVTRQSFFEGFKYCKVGYRLSDISHAVQKYVEENGFSVVRDYVGHGVGTALHEDPQVPNYGPPGKGLRLAAGMVIAIEPMVNAGTFRVQTLSNEWTVVTADGKLSAHYEHTIAITEGEPIILTQL is encoded by the coding sequence ATGGTTACAATCAAGACAGGGCAGGAAATTGAATATATGAAAGAAGCTGGGAAAATTGTGGCTGAGGTCCATAAATTAATGGAGGAAGTCATAAAGCCTGGCATGACAACGCTTGAACTGGATCAAATCGCTGAAAAGAAAATCATCGAATTGGGAGCAATCCCGGCATTCAAGGGCTATGGAGGATTTCCTGCTTCCATATGCGCTTCCGTTAACGAACAGGTTGTGCATGGCATACCTGATGGACGGGTGCTTAAAAAAGGTGATATTATAAGTGTGGATGTCGGTTCGAAAATAAAAGGTTATTATGGCGATGGGGCGAGAACATTCCCTGTCGGCGAAATCAGCGACGAGGCCGAAAGGCTCATAGCTGTGACGCGCCAAAGTTTTTTCGAAGGTTTTAAGTATTGCAAAGTGGGATACAGATTATCGGATATATCACATGCGGTACAAAAATATGTCGAGGAAAATGGCTTTTCCGTAGTAAGGGATTATGTTGGTCACGGAGTCGGTACTGCGTTGCACGAGGATCCGCAGGTTCCGAATTATGGTCCTCCCGGAAAAGGTCTGAGACTTGCTGCCGGGATGGTTATTGCAATCGAACCCATGGTAAATGCAGGAACTTTCAGGGTGCAGACACTTAGTAATGAATGGACTGTTGTTACGGCGGACGGCAAGTTATCTGCCCATTACGAACACACAATCGCGATTACTGAGGGAGAGCCGATTATACTGACTCAACTGTAA
- a CDS encoding adenylate kinase: MRLILLGPPGAGKGTQAVGIVKAFGIPHISTGDIFRKNLKEGTELGVRAKNFMDKGLLVPDELVVEIVEDRLKVKDCEEGFLLDGFPRTFVQAKELDEVLGRMNVSMDNVVNIEVDKNILIGRAVGRRICRGCGATYHVEFNPSAKDGVCDLCGGELYQRSDDNEETVSKRIQVYLDQTQPLIEYYSKQGILIDIDGKQDIAKVATDIGEALKGNS; the protein is encoded by the coding sequence ATGAGATTGATACTTTTAGGACCTCCTGGGGCCGGAAAAGGAACTCAGGCAGTCGGTATCGTCAAGGCTTTTGGTATCCCCCATATTTCTACAGGAGATATCTTCAGAAAAAACCTTAAAGAAGGTACGGAACTAGGTGTAAGAGCCAAAAACTTTATGGATAAGGGGCTTCTTGTTCCGGATGAACTGGTAGTTGAAATCGTGGAAGACAGACTCAAAGTAAAAGATTGCGAAGAGGGATTTCTGCTTGATGGATTTCCAAGAACGTTTGTTCAGGCTAAAGAGCTTGACGAAGTGCTCGGTCGCATGAATGTCAGCATGGACAATGTTGTCAATATTGAAGTCGATAAAAACATTTTGATTGGAAGAGCCGTAGGCAGAAGAATCTGCCGAGGCTGTGGAGCCACTTATCATGTGGAATTCAACCCATCCGCCAAAGATGGAGTTTGCGATCTTTGCGGAGGGGAACTGTATCAAAGAAGCGATGACAACGAAGAGACTGTTTCAAAGCGCATACAGGTTTATTTGGATCAGACCCAGCCTTTGATTGAATATTATTCGAAGCAGGGCATCTTGATTGATATTGATGGAAAGCAGGACATAGCAAAAGTTGCAACTGATATTGGAGAAGCATTGAAGGGTAATTCCTAA
- the secY gene encoding preprotein translocase subunit SecY — protein sequence MLRTLRNAWKIPDLKKRILFTLMMFAIFRLGTSIPVPGIDREILNQFFASDGGLLNFFNFMSGGAFKNFTIFALSITPYITSSIIMQLLTIAIPRLEALAKEGEEGRKKIAQFTRYGTVVLAVIQATGISIGLFRRALISTDFWAVATVIITLTAGTAFLMWLGEQITENGIGNGISLIIFAGIISRVPLGISQTFQKVSAGEISVLPLIIFAVLALFVIAAVIAIQQGTRKIPVQYAKRVVGRKMYGGQSTHIPLKVNQAGVIPVIFAISLLQFPLTLTYFFPDGGFANFIAKYLSPTGSPGIYFYNLLYALLIIFFTYFYTAITFNPVEVADNMKKNGGFIPGIRPGKKTAEYLQKSLNKITLAGAFFLAMIAVLPTLILNFTSIDFRFGGTALLIAVGVSLETMKQIEAQMVMRHYQGFLK from the coding sequence ATGCTCCGTACCTTAAGGAATGCCTGGAAGATTCCGGATCTTAAAAAGAGGATATTGTTTACACTGATGATGTTCGCCATTTTTAGATTAGGGACATCCATCCCAGTACCTGGAATTGATAGAGAAATATTGAATCAGTTCTTTGCGTCGGACGGGGGACTCCTTAATTTCTTTAACTTCATGTCAGGTGGAGCGTTTAAGAATTTTACCATATTTGCACTTAGTATTACACCATACATTACATCGTCAATCATAATGCAACTTTTGACCATTGCAATTCCTAGGCTTGAAGCTTTAGCCAAGGAAGGTGAAGAGGGCAGAAAAAAAATTGCTCAGTTTACACGTTATGGGACAGTTGTTTTGGCGGTCATTCAGGCAACAGGAATTAGCATAGGTCTCTTTAGAAGAGCGCTTATATCAACTGATTTCTGGGCAGTGGCTACTGTAATAATCACACTTACGGCAGGAACGGCTTTCTTGATGTGGCTCGGGGAGCAAATCACAGAGAATGGAATAGGCAATGGAATATCCTTGATAATATTTGCAGGGATCATTTCAAGAGTTCCGCTTGGAATCAGCCAGACCTTTCAAAAGGTTTCGGCCGGAGAAATATCGGTTCTTCCATTGATCATATTTGCTGTGTTGGCGCTTTTCGTAATAGCAGCAGTAATTGCTATACAACAGGGAACAAGAAAAATACCGGTACAGTATGCCAAGCGTGTTGTGGGCAGAAAAATGTACGGCGGACAAAGCACTCATATACCGCTTAAAGTGAATCAAGCAGGGGTTATCCCGGTTATATTCGCAATTTCGCTGCTGCAATTCCCACTGACGCTCACATATTTCTTCCCGGATGGAGGGTTTGCCAACTTTATTGCAAAATACCTTTCCCCAACTGGAAGTCCCGGCATCTATTTTTACAATTTGCTTTATGCTCTTCTGATTATATTTTTCACATACTTCTACACGGCTATTACTTTCAACCCTGTTGAAGTTGCAGATAATATGAAGAAGAACGGCGGATTCATACCCGGCATAAGACCTGGGAAAAAAACAGCCGAATATCTACAAAAATCATTAAACAAAATAACCTTGGCAGGAGCATTTTTCCTGGCAATGATAGCCGTTTTGCCGACCCTTATCTTGAACTTCACTAGCATTGATTTCAGATTCGGGGGAACAGCACTCTTGATTGCGGTAGGGGTTTCACTTGAGACCATGAAACAAATAGAGGCGCAGATGGTTATGAGGCATTACCAAGGTTTTCTTAAATAA
- the rplO gene encoding 50S ribosomal protein L15 yields the protein MKLHELKPAKGAVRNRKRLGRGTASGQGETSGRGANGQNARSGGGTRPGFEGGQMPLYRRLPKRGFTNIFKKVWSIVNIEDLNRFEDNAEITPAILLESGLIKKLNEGVKILGNGEIEKKLTVKANQFTKSAQEKIEAAGGKAEVI from the coding sequence ATGAAACTTCATGAGTTGAAACCTGCAAAAGGTGCAGTTAGAAATAGAAAGCGACTTGGAAGAGGAACTGCGAGCGGGCAGGGAGAAACTTCCGGAAGAGGCGCTAACGGACAAAACGCCAGATCGGGCGGAGGTACAAGACCCGGTTTTGAGGGAGGCCAAATGCCTCTTTATAGGAGACTTCCCAAGAGGGGATTCACCAATATTTTCAAAAAGGTTTGGTCAATAGTAAACATTGAAGATTTAAATAGATTCGAAGACAACGCAGAAATCACACCGGCAATTCTTTTAGAAAGCGGTTTGATCAAAAAATTGAATGAAGGCGTAAAAATTCTTGGAAATGGTGAAATTGAAAAGAAGCTGACAGTAAAAGCTAACCAATTCACAAAGTCTGCTCAAGAAAAAATTGAAGCAGCTGGCGGAAAGGCAGAGGTGATTTAA
- the rpmD gene encoding 50S ribosomal protein L30, with protein MLKIKLIKSTIASKPNHRKNVKALGLRKIGQVIEKDDNSQIRGMIRKVEHLLEVEEI; from the coding sequence ATGTTGAAAATAAAACTTATTAAAAGCACAATAGCCTCAAAGCCGAATCATCGTAAAAATGTCAAAGCTTTGGGACTCAGAAAAATCGGACAAGTCATTGAAAAAGATGACAACTCTCAAATAAGAGGCATGATCAGGAAAGTTGAACATTTACTTGAAGTTGAAGAAATATAA
- the rpsE gene encoding 30S ribosomal protein S5, which yields MLGEKIDVSKLDLKEQVININRVTKVVKGGRNFRFSALVVVGDENGHVGIGTGKALEVPEAIRKAIQAATKNVVTVSRVGTTIPHQIRGRFGAGKVLIMPAKEGTGVIAGGPVRAVLELAGIKDVRAKSLGSNNPQNMVNATMQGLMSMKTVEIVAKLRGKSVEEIRG from the coding sequence ATGCTCGGAGAAAAAATTGATGTAAGCAAGCTTGATTTAAAAGAGCAAGTTATAAATATCAATCGTGTAACAAAGGTTGTAAAAGGCGGACGAAATTTTAGATTCAGTGCACTTGTGGTCGTAGGAGACGAGAACGGCCATGTTGGAATTGGTACTGGGAAAGCACTTGAAGTGCCAGAGGCAATAAGAAAGGCAATTCAAGCCGCCACAAAAAATGTCGTAACTGTTTCCAGAGTCGGAACTACCATACCTCATCAAATTAGAGGAAGGTTTGGCGCAGGCAAAGTCCTTATAATGCCGGCAAAAGAGGGTACCGGAGTTATTGCCGGAGGACCTGTGCGTGCGGTATTGGAATTGGCTGGAATCAAGGATGTAAGAGCTAAGTCTCTTGGAAGCAATAATCCGCAAAACATGGTTAATGCTACTATGCAAGGACTTATGAGCATGAAAACTGTTGAAATTGTTGCAAAACTCAGAGGAAAATCTGTTGAAGAAATTAGAGGTTAG
- the rplR gene encoding 50S ribosomal protein L18 has product MIKKLSKNEKRKKRHLRMRNKIVGTPGMPRLNVFRSSKNIYAQVIDDAEGITLVSASSLEKDASENITNGGNKEGAREVGKMVAKKALEKGIECVVFDRGGYIYHGRVKALAEGAREAGLKF; this is encoded by the coding sequence ATGATTAAAAAGCTAAGCAAGAATGAAAAAAGAAAAAAGCGTCATCTTCGAATGAGAAATAAAATCGTCGGAACTCCTGGAATGCCCCGTTTGAATGTATTCAGAAGTTCTAAGAATATTTATGCACAAGTGATTGACGATGCAGAAGGAATAACACTTGTATCGGCTTCATCTCTCGAAAAAGATGCTTCTGAAAACATAACGAATGGTGGAAACAAGGAAGGCGCAAGAGAAGTTGGCAAAATGGTAGCTAAAAAAGCTTTGGAAAAAGGCATCGAATGTGTTGTTTTTGACAGAGGCGGATACATCTACCACGGCCGAGTTAAAGCATTGGCTGAAGGCGCAAGAGAAGCCGGACTTAAATTTTAG
- the rplF gene encoding 50S ribosomal protein L6 produces MSRIGKMPIDVPSGVEIKIAKNNLVTVKGPLGELSEKISERMKIAIDGNELTVKRLNDTKINRSLHGLSRTLINNMVLGVTKGYEKKLQIIGVGYRVAKKGKALDFNLGFSHPLEMEDPDGITTEVPNQTEIVVKGISKQRVGNYAAIIRGLRPPEPYKGKGIRYENEQVRRKEGKAGK; encoded by the coding sequence ATGTCTAGAATCGGCAAAATGCCTATAGATGTACCCAGTGGGGTAGAAATAAAAATTGCCAAGAACAATCTTGTCACAGTAAAAGGCCCATTGGGTGAATTAAGTGAAAAAATAAGTGAAAGAATGAAAATTGCCATAGATGGAAACGAATTGACAGTTAAAAGATTAAACGACACTAAAATCAACCGTTCGCTTCATGGCCTCAGCAGAACCTTGATAAACAATATGGTTCTCGGAGTTACTAAAGGCTATGAAAAGAAGCTGCAGATTATTGGTGTAGGATATCGTGTTGCCAAGAAAGGCAAAGCGTTGGATTTCAATCTTGGTTTTTCTCATCCTTTGGAAATGGAAGATCCTGATGGCATCACAACTGAGGTTCCCAACCAAACAGAAATAGTGGTAAAAGGAATCAGCAAGCAACGCGTGGGCAACTACGCTGCAATAATCAGAGGACTCAGACCGCCGGAACCCTACAAGGGAAAAGGCATAAGATATGAGAATGAGCAAGTTAGACGTAAAGAAGGAAAAGCAGGTAAGTAG
- the rpsH gene encoding 30S ribosomal protein S8, which yields MAMTDPIADMLTRIRNANSANHKTVDIPSSNMKKTLAGILLNEGYVRGYNVIEDDKQGVLRVQLKYGPNKEKVITGIKRISKPGLRVYTKGEEMPRVLGGLGIAIISTSKGIVTDKDARKMGVGGEVICYVW from the coding sequence GCTTACTAGAATTAGAAATGCAAATTCAGCAAATCATAAAACTGTTGACATACCGTCTTCTAACATGAAGAAAACCCTTGCGGGAATCCTTTTAAACGAGGGATATGTTAGAGGCTACAATGTCATAGAGGACGACAAACAGGGCGTGCTCCGGGTTCAACTTAAGTATGGTCCCAACAAGGAAAAAGTTATCACAGGCATCAAACGTATTTCAAAGCCGGGTTTGAGAGTCTATACAAAAGGCGAAGAAATGCCTAGAGTGCTTGGTGGATTAGGAATAGCAATCATTTCTACATCTAAAGGCATCGTAACGGATAAGGATGCTAGAAAGATGGGCGTAGGCGGCGAAGTGATCTGCTACGTTTGGTAG